The Deltaproteobacteria bacterium HGW-Deltaproteobacteria-2 genome contains the following window.
CGCGTTCGGAACGTCAAACGTTTTTGCAGCGAAAGCCGCGCCCAAACAAAAGAATATCATTCTGGCGACCACAACAAGTACTCAGGACACGGGTCTGCTCGATGTTTTGATTCCCATTTTTGAAAAGAAGACAGGTTACTTTGTAAAGACGATTGCCGTGGGCTCCGGTCAGGCCATGAAGATGGGGGAAAAAGGCGAGGCGGATGTAATGCTGGTTCATTCACCGGATGCTGAAAAGAAATTTGTTGCTGATGGTTTTGGTATAAACAGACAACTGGTTATGCATAATGATTTCATTATCGTCGGACCAGGCACAGATCCGGCCAAGATCAAGGGCGTGAAGTCTTCGGCTGAAGCTCTTAAAATGGTCGCTAAAGCGGAAGGTTTGTTTTTATCGCGCGGAGATAACTCGGGAACACACGCCAAAGAAAAAGTTTTATGGAAAAAAGCAGAAGTAACTCCTGCCGGACAAAAATGGTATCAGGAAACCGGATTGGGAATGGGACAGACTTTAAATGTTGCCGCGGAGAAAAAAGGTTATACGCTGACTGATCGCGGAACTTATTTGTCTTTGAAGAAAAATCTGGGATTGGATATACTGGTAGAAGGTGATGCTGCTCTTCTTAACATTTATCATGTGATTGAAGTCAACAGCGCCAAATGGCCCAAAGCCAATGCCGCCGGAGCCAAAGCATTTGCCGATTTCATGGTTTCCCAAAATACTCAGAAGATCATTAAGACCTTCGGTGTTGATAAATACGGCTCTCCGTTATTCTTCTCCGATGCCGGAAAGAAAGTTGAAGATTTGGGTAAATAATTTTAGTAAAAGTATTGCAGGTTTTATAAAGTGGATTTAATTGTTCAGGGAATCATAAAAGCTTTTGAGTTAATTATTACTTTTGATCCTGAAGTATTGGGAATAACGTGGCTGTCTTTGAAAATATCAGGGACAGCCACGTTTATCAGCCTTTTTATCGGGGTTTCCATTGGCACGGCCGTCGCTTTAAACAATTTTTTCGGAAAAAGATTTGTTATCAGTCTAATCAATACTGGTATGGGTCTGCCGCCGGTGGTTGTCGGTCTTTTCGTTACGATGCTGATCTGGCGCAGTGGCCCTTTCGGATTTCTGGAAATCCTCTATACTCCCTATGCCATGATTATTGCGCAGGCGATTATCGCCACACCGATTGTCATGGGGATATCTCTGGCCTCCATTCAAAACCTGCCGCCGAATCTGCGTCTGCAAATTTTGTCTCTGGGCGCAAGCCGTTTGCAGATGGTGTGGATATTGATTAAAGAAGCGAAACTGCCACTTCTGGCGGCGGTCATGGCGGGTTTCGGTGGCGTTATTTCCGAAGTCGGCGCTTCCATCATGGTCGGTGGTAACATTAAAGGATATTCGCGGGTGCTTACCACAGCCACGGTTATGGAAACCGGCAAGGGAAATTTTGATATTGCCATCGCGTTGGGCATTATTCTTTTAATCCTCGCCTTTATTATCAACGCTCTGCTTACACAACTACAGCAAAGGCAGCATCCCCGATGAAATCCGAAGTTCTGATGAAGGCGGAAAATATAATTTTAAAGCGCGGCGGCGTGACCGTGTTGGATATTCCTGAATTGCATGTGCGACAGGGCAGGATTCTGGCGCTGATCGGTCCCAACGGCGCAGGGAAATCGACACTGCTTTTAATGATGGCCGGTTTATTAAAACCTCAGCAGGGGAAGATTTATTTTCAGGGTTTGCCCCTGGAAACGAGAGCGGATCTGGCAATGCTGCGCCGTCATGTGTCTGTCGTTTTTCAGGAGCCATTGCTTTTGAATAATTCCGTTTTTGAAAATGTGGCGCTGGGCTTGAAGTTTCGCAAAATAAAAAATGAGGAAATAAAAACCAGGGTTCAAAGTGCTTTGGATTATTTCGGAATAAGCCAGTTGGAAAAAAGATCGGCTCGGGCACTTTCCGGAGGAGAAGCAAAAAGGGTTTCGCTGGCCAGGGCGTTTGCCATCAAACCTCAAATCATATTGCTTGACGAAGCATTCAACTCGCTTGATCCGCCATCCAGAGAAACCATTATTGACGATTTAAAGCGGATATTGGAAGAAACGAAAATCACGGCGGTGCTGGCTCTGCACGACAGGGAAGAAACGTTGCGTCTGGCGCAGGATGTCAGTGTCATGAACAGCGGTAAAATCGTGCAGTCAGGAACTACCGCCGAAATATTTAATCAGCCGGATTCGGAGTTTGTGGCCAATTTTGTCGGTACGGAAACAATACTGGAGGGAACGGTGAAAAGCTGTTCGGTGGGGAATATCGTTGTTTCAGTTTATGGAAAGGAAATAGCGGCCATAGGCGATTGTTCCATCGGACAAAAGGTTTACTGCTGTTTGAGGCCGGAGAATATTACTGTATCCAGCCAAGTTCAGAGTAAAATAAGCGCGCGCAATATCTTTGAAGCAAAAGTAACCAAAATTATCCGCCAGGGATTTTTTAATAAACTGATTCTCGACTGTGGATTCCCTCTGGTCGCATACGTTACAATAACTTCCTGCGAAGATTTAGGCATAACTCAAGGGGCTACCGTAGTCGCTTCCTTCAAGGCAACATCCGTTCATGTCATCAATAAAAACGGTTATTTATAATGCTACTTGCCTTTCATCTGGCTTGGCTTGAGAATCTTTCAATTCTTGATGATATCCGAGCTCAATTATATTTTTGTATTACATTGAAAAAGTTTAAGTTTTACAAATATTATGATTTAAAAATTTTATAAAATTAATCTTTACTTTTAATTTTCTATCGCTTATAAATATTAAATATGTTCAATTATTAAAAAAATTCCTTGAAAGGAGGATTGCTTATGAAGAAACATTCTTTCCCTTATTTAGTTCTAATCGTAACTTCATTTCTGCTTTTAACTTTATCATCGTTTGTTTCGGCAGCGGAACCCATACAAGCCGCTCAAGAACCGGTAGAAATTTATAATCCGTTCTATGTTGGAGTTTTCGGTGGCTGGGTCATACCCGCTGATGACCTCAAGATAGAAAACGGGGAGAAAATAGAAATTCATCTCAATCAAAGCTGGGCTGCCGGCGCCAAGGTTGGGTATATTTTCCCAGTCAAATGGCTGGCTGTCGAGTTGGAGTATACTTTTCTGTCGGGACAGCATGCCGATGCGCCTACAATAGGATACTTTAGAGCACACAACGCGATGGGCAACCTTATACTGAGATATCCTTACGGGATGATTCGCCCCTATATTGGAGGCGGTGCCGGCTGGTCATGGGGTGAATTCGCCAGGTTCGAGGACAATGATACAAAAGCTAATGCTTTCGGATGGCAGGCATTAGCAGGTATAAACCTGGAAATCATTCCGAGTTTGTCGGTCGATTTTGGATACCGCTATTTCAGCAGCAAATATGAAATTGAGGATGTCAATGTTACAGCCGCAGATCACATGATTTTGGTTGGACTGAATTACCACTTCGGCGGTGCGAAGCCTGTTCCACCCCCGCCCCCACCGGAACCAGAACCTGTCGTCGTACCGGTTGTTAAGGAAAAGAAGTGTCCCAATACGCCTTCGTGCTGTGTCGTTGACACGGAAGGATGTCCCTTTGATTCCGACAAGGATGGTATATGTGATGGTTGCGATAAGTGCCCCGATACACCCTCCTGCTGTATTGTCGATGAGAATGGATGTTCCAAGGATTCCGACAATGATGGTGTGTGCGACGGTTGTGACAAGTGTCCTGATACGCTTGCCGGTTGCACAGTCGATGAAAACGGTTGCCCCAAAGATACCGACAATGATGGCGTGTGTGACGGTAGAGACAAGTGCCCCGACACTCCTGCCGGTGTGAAGGTGGATAAGGATGGTTGTCCTATCCCGGAGATTGTAGAGAAAGGAAGAACGACCCTCAATGTATTGTTTGATTTCGACAAATCCGCCATCAAGGGAAACTATTCTAAGGATATTGATGCGCTGGCTGATGTTATGAAGAAATATGAGGATTTAAACGTAACAATCGAAGGACATACCGATAACATTAATAGATCCAAAGATCCGGACTACAATAAAAAACTTTCCCAGCGACGGGCTAATGCCGTAAAGAAATACTTGGTAGAAAAATCAGGTATTGACGCCAAGCGCCTGACCGCAATCGGCTTCGGTGCGGGAAAACCAATCGACTCTAATAAAACAAAAGAAGGGCGTCAGAAAAACCGGCGTGTAGAAGCGGCAGTGGATTACATTATCAAAAAGTAAGTATTGGTTATTAGAATAAAAAAAACCCGTGGCAATTCCGTCACGGGTTTTTTTATTTGCAGGGAATGCAAACATATTAACATCAATGATAAATTCCCTTATTGAAGCTTGGCAGGCGTAATACCCCGCAGTTTGTTGCGGAATCTGTTTCTAGCGCTTACTTTGACCCGTGATTCCATGTAAATTTAAACTCATACCAAGTTGCATTCAAAAGATAACGAGGCGGCAAGGAGGAGGGTCCGCAGGCGTATATGAAAATACGTTGAGGAAGCCGACCCCGGCCTGCGCCGGGGCAGGCTATGCAACAAAGTTAGCTAAAGACCGGAAGCGCATCCCGCGCAGGGGATCGCATAATAAATCAAATTTTTACCTTACCGGTAAGTTACCGCCTGTCAGGCGGTAACTTACATGCGACTTGATATCAGGTTTTTGTAATCGGCTTCGAACGATCGATAATATAGCCCTGAATAGCATCAATATTAAGTTCTCGCAGAATCTGCCATTGCTTTTCTGTCTCGACGCCTTCAGCTATTACTATTACATCAATACTATGAGCCACACTGCAAATGGAGCTGATGAAAAAACGACTGTCACTGTCTTCATCTTTCAATTCACCCGTGTATGCCCGGTCAATTTTCACGTAATCCGGCCGCAAGGATTGAAGGTATTTCAAGTTCCCGCAACTTTGACCATAATGGTCCAACCCCAATTTATGGCCGCACGCACGAATAACTGCAGTGAAAGACTTTAAAATATTTTCATTTTGTACGGCGCCGAATTCTGCAAATTCAAAAATTATCCTGGGTGCTTTTTCTGGTAAATTTACCAAATTATTTTGCACCCACTGAACAAATGATTCATCCTGCAAGGAAGAAGGCGATAAATTGACCGCGACAGTATCAGCGCCAAGATCCTTGCGATCAAGTTTCATAACTTCTTCGATAATCATGCGATCCAGAGAAGAAACCAGCTTTAAGCGCTCGGCAACAGGGATGAATACTCCGGCATTGATAATTTCACCTTCTTC
Protein-coding sequences here:
- a CDS encoding tungsten ABC transporter substrate-binding protein; this translates as MFRSSKVIITLMLAALLFAFGTSNVFAAKAAPKQKNIILATTTSTQDTGLLDVLIPIFEKKTGYFVKTIAVGSGQAMKMGEKGEADVMLVHSPDAEKKFVADGFGINRQLVMHNDFIIVGPGTDPAKIKGVKSSAEALKMVAKAEGLFLSRGDNSGTHAKEKVLWKKAEVTPAGQKWYQETGLGMGQTLNVAAEKKGYTLTDRGTYLSLKKNLGLDILVEGDAALLNIYHVIEVNSAKWPKANAAGAKAFADFMVSQNTQKIIKTFGVDKYGSPLFFSDAGKKVEDLGK
- a CDS encoding tungstate transporter permease, translating into MDLIVQGIIKAFELIITFDPEVLGITWLSLKISGTATFISLFIGVSIGTAVALNNFFGKRFVISLINTGMGLPPVVVGLFVTMLIWRSGPFGFLEILYTPYAMIIAQAIIATPIVMGISLASIQNLPPNLRLQILSLGASRLQMVWILIKEAKLPLLAAVMAGFGGVISEVGASIMVGGNIKGYSRVLTTATVMETGKGNFDIAIALGIILLILAFIINALLTQLQQRQHPR
- a CDS encoding ABC transporter ATP-binding protein → MKSEVLMKAENIILKRGGVTVLDIPELHVRQGRILALIGPNGAGKSTLLLMMAGLLKPQQGKIYFQGLPLETRADLAMLRRHVSVVFQEPLLLNNSVFENVALGLKFRKIKNEEIKTRVQSALDYFGISQLEKRSARALSGGEAKRVSLARAFAIKPQIILLDEAFNSLDPPSRETIIDDLKRILEETKITAVLALHDREETLRLAQDVSVMNSGKIVQSGTTAEIFNQPDSEFVANFVGTETILEGTVKSCSVGNIVVSVYGKEIAAIGDCSIGQKVYCCLRPENITVSSQVQSKISARNIFEAKVTKIIRQGFFNKLILDCGFPLVAYVTITSCEDLGITQGATVVASFKATSVHVINKNGYL